The window GCTGGCCAGGCCGCGAACCGAAGACAGTACACACATATGGGGCTAGTTGACTTCGCGCTTCAGCGCCTTAGCAAAACCAATCCTCTTCGAGCTCAGGCGAGCCAACGCAATTAGGTTATCTTTGTGAATGGGTATGACTTTTGTGAACAGCTAGGGTGTCCTGATGTGTCGTTTATGAGGGGATTTTTGTTCCTGGAAACGCAGATGCAAGGCAAAAAACACAGCAAGATTGGGCATCTTGCGAGGCTTTTTAACGCAGCAGATGTGCTTTTAGCGCAAAAAAGATGATGATATATGACACATCATGACACCCTAGCAGCCTGTTTTGATAAATCAACCTCAATCAAACGCCAATGCCCACAATTTTCGCGCACCCTCGGTAAAGGCCGTCTGAAAATTTTCTACGGCCTCAGCTTGCCCATCGGTGTAGCTCACCGTCAGCAGCCACGACTGCGGCAACATGGTGTAATTGATGCCTAAGCCGCCGGGGCTGGTGGGGGCAAAGGCAAAATTACGGATAATTTCACCGTCGCCCAATGTAGAAGTGGATAAAAAATCTTCGCACAACAATCCATAAGCCTTATCGTCAAACCATGCCGGCACGCTGCCCCGCTGCTGAGCCATCAGCTTCAAACCCAACAGATGCCGGTTGACACCGTGGCCGGTTTTGCAGGCTTTGACCCGGTTTTTATGTTCGACCAAAGCCGCCTGCAACACAGCCTTATCTGCCGCACCTTCTGCCAACGCCTGCACCAGGCACAAGGATGCCATCGACAGCGGCCGGATACATTCGGTGCGGCCGCTTTGGAAATGGCTGACATCAACCGCTTCATAAGTGTTGCGCACCCTGCCCCAAGTGCGCAGTTGGGCATATTGCAGGGCAAACTGAATCAGCGCATCTTGGCTGATGCCTTTTTGCGCTGGCTGCGGCCAACTGATTTCGCAACTGCTCACGCGCATGGCGGCGGCCTGATCGGCATACTGCGCCTGCCATTGCGGCCAAGCCTGCTGTTGTGCCGCGGTCAGCACCCATTCCTTTCGGCTCGGCGCCAATTCTGCCACCGCCACACCGGCAGGGTTTGCCAACTGCTGCAAAATCCGCGCCACCATGCCTTTAATCATGCCGCCGTCGGGCCAAGTGTGTTCGCAATGCACCGCCAGATGGCCGCCGGCCAAATTGTAGCGGTAGCCCAAAGGTTTATACACCCAACCGCCGCTGTTGAACGTGGCGGCATGCAATTCCTCATCTTCACTCAAACCGGGCATGTCTTGCAGGCTGATGTGAAACAAATCCTCCCGCATCTGTGCCAGCAGTTCGGCGTTTTGCGAAACCTGTGCCAACGCATGGCAAACTGGAGCTCCACGTTTGCTGCCGAGCAAGGCCGGCGTAGCAACGGGATACGGATTTTCTGCCGTATCGGCGATAATCTGTAACAAGGCCGTCTGAAACGCTTCCGCCGCATAAGGCCTGCCTTGCCCATCCAATGCAGGCAGGCGGTAATAATAGCCATGCCAAAAAACGCCGATGCACCGCCCCTCAGCAGCCGCTGCGGCAAATTCATAGCGGTCGCAATCGGGCGCAGCCACCCGCACCGCCCCCTGCAACACCCGCCATTGCCGCAGACATACTGGCTGCCCTTGCGGTGTTTGCGCCGCTTCAATGCGCCCGTGCAGATAATCGGCATGCACCGCCGCTGCGGCCGCCACCCAACGCGCCAAGCCTTCCACCCCTTTCAGACGGCCTTGATGCTCGACGGCAAAACCCACGTTAGACACCAACGGCAACGGTTCGCGGCCGGCCAGATAGCTTTGCAGCCAGGCATCAATCAGCCAGCTCGAATTTTGCTTCTCTGCGGCAAAACGCAACAGGTCTTGTTGCAATTGTGCCCCTTCATGCGCCACAAACTGCGTCGTCAGCGCTTGCGTATGGGCAAATTCCGCATCATCCAACAGCGGGCGCACCCATTGCAGATAACGTTCGGCCGTTTCAGCCAACGGCGGCACAGGCAATAAAGGCGTGCTATTCATCATATTTTCCTCTTAAAACCGCTTTCAGACGGCCTAGGGTGTCCTGATGTGTCGTTTATGGAGGGATTTTTGTTCCTGGAAATGCAGATGCCAGGCAAAAAACGCAGCAAGATTGGACATCTTGCGAGGCTTTTTAACGCAGCAGATGCGCTTTTAGCACAAAAAAGATGATGATATATGACACATCAGGACACCCTAGGGTGTCCTGACCTTCTCATATAAACTTTAACATAAATTAAAAAAATAGAACATTTTGTTTTCAGACGGCCCCGTCTTCCTGCCGATACAAACAATCACAGCCTGCTGTGCAAGAGGCCGTCTGAAAAATGTCATCTCATTTGAGAAAACAAACCGGTATTGGGGCATCTTTACCATTTGTTTTCAGTGGCAAAAAACACCCGCAAATCAAATGGTCAGGCTCCCCGAAACCATCCCACGTCACCACCATGCGGCGCGGCGGGCCGCAGACGGTACGGCGGAGCAAGACAACGCAGTCTGATGACCCGGGTTGCTTTTACAAATGGATATTATTGATTGAAAAAGCCGCCGCTTCATGTTCTAATCAAACCGACGAAACAGGGGTGCTGCCACATGGCGGCTGAGAGTTACCCTTTACACCCGAACAAGATAATACTTGCGTGGGGAGTTTTCAGCGTATTTCTTTTCAGACGGCCTCAAACCATCCGATGCCGTCTGAAAAACCCAAATGCTCCTGTTTTCTTTCATTCCACCGAATTTATAAAAAACAGGAGCAACTTTCATGGCCGGCAAACCCACCGAATCGCAGCAACTCGACCAACTTTCGCACGACTTGGGCATCCAGTTTGCCTATCCGAATTCCGACAAAATCTATGTGCAAGGCAGCCGCGCC of the Uruburuella testudinis genome contains:
- a CDS encoding choline/carnitine O-acyltransferase produces the protein MMNSTPLLPVPPLAETAERYLQWVRPLLDDAEFAHTQALTTQFVAHEGAQLQQDLLRFAAEKQNSSWLIDAWLQSYLAGREPLPLVSNVGFAVEHQGRLKGVEGLARWVAAAAAVHADYLHGRIEAAQTPQGQPVCLRQWRVLQGAVRVAAPDCDRYEFAAAAAEGRCIGVFWHGYYYRLPALDGQGRPYAAEAFQTALLQIIADTAENPYPVATPALLGSKRGAPVCHALAQVSQNAELLAQMREDLFHISLQDMPGLSEDEELHAATFNSGGWVYKPLGYRYNLAGGHLAVHCEHTWPDGGMIKGMVARILQQLANPAGVAVAELAPSRKEWVLTAAQQQAWPQWQAQYADQAAAMRVSSCEISWPQPAQKGISQDALIQFALQYAQLRTWGRVRNTYEAVDVSHFQSGRTECIRPLSMASLCLVQALAEGAADKAVLQAALVEHKNRVKACKTGHGVNRHLLGLKLMAQQRGSVPAWFDDKAYGLLCEDFLSTSTLGDGEIIRNFAFAPTSPGGLGINYTMLPQSWLLTVSYTDGQAEAVENFQTAFTEGARKLWALAFD